The Alphaproteobacteria bacterium CG11_big_fil_rev_8_21_14_0_20_39_49 genome includes a region encoding these proteins:
- a CDS encoding radical SAM protein, whose amino-acid sequence MKTFEAALREHNIELKRESIKILQVNIGKRCNQACHHCHVESGPNRTENMELATVERLLELLKKEPQIHTVDFTGGAPELNPHFRYFVTEIRKMGKEVIDRCNLTVFFEEGQSDTPEFLAENKIQVVASLPCYKEDNVDKQRGKGVFGKSVSALEKLNSLGYGKEGSGLILNLVYNPVGEHLPPAQANLEADYHAHLKDEFGIVFNHLFTITNMPIKRYAHMLERDGKMKYYMQLLIDNFNPQAAKGVMCTELISIGWDGQIYDCDFNQMLEIPLNWQPRNLWDIERFSNIESGIAVASHCFGCTAGSGSSCGGALL is encoded by the coding sequence ATGAAGACGTTTGAAGCGGCTTTACGCGAACATAATATAGAGCTAAAGCGCGAAAGTATAAAAATTTTACAGGTGAATATCGGCAAGCGCTGCAATCAGGCTTGCCATCATTGCCATGTTGAATCCGGCCCGAACCGTACTGAGAATATGGAGCTGGCAACGGTTGAACGCCTTCTTGAATTACTCAAAAAAGAACCGCAAATCCACACAGTGGATTTTACCGGTGGCGCACCGGAATTAAACCCGCATTTCCGTTATTTTGTAACCGAAATACGCAAAATGGGAAAAGAGGTCATCGATCGCTGCAATTTAACGGTATTCTTTGAAGAAGGACAGTCAGACACGCCGGAATTTCTAGCGGAAAATAAGATACAGGTTGTTGCCTCCTTGCCGTGCTACAAGGAAGATAATGTTGATAAACAGCGCGGCAAAGGGGTGTTTGGCAAAAGCGTCTCCGCGTTAGAGAAACTCAATAGCCTTGGCTATGGCAAGGAGGGATCGGGGCTTATCCTGAACCTTGTTTATAATCCGGTTGGTGAGCATCTACCTCCTGCACAGGCTAATCTGGAAGCGGATTACCACGCCCATTTAAAAGATGAATTTGGCATCGTGTTTAATCACCTGTTTACCATTACTAATATGCCGATAAAGCGTTACGCCCATATGTTAGAGCGTGATGGTAAAATGAAATATTACATGCAGCTCTTGATTGATAATTTTAACCCGCAGGCAGCAAAAGGCGTGATGTGTACTGAACTGATATCCATCGGCTGGGACGGGCAAATTTACGATTGTGACTTTAACCAGATGCTGGAAATACCGCTTAATTGGCAACCGCGCAATCTGTGGGATATTGAGCGTTTCAGCAACATTGAATCCGGTATTGCCGTTGCCAGCCATTGCTTTGGCTGCACGGCAGGTAGCGGAAGCTCATGTGGAGGGGCATTGTT